A single genomic interval of Blattabacterium sp. (Nauphoeta cinerea) harbors:
- a CDS encoding 1-acyl-sn-glycerol-3-phosphate acyltransferase — protein MNFHSYFFKKHLRKKESTLFRDAFGNLHFIKRFLIFTFGCISYNRYNGFNQLHLEGTEYIKDLPDKKVLFVSNHQTYFADVFAMFHVFCSVKNGFINSIKNPIYLLNPKVNLYYVAEKETMNQGFLTKLFTYSGGITVTRTWIKKKKKLIAPDIVSEINRMGIAINDGWLITFPQGTTQAFAPGRRGIVHVIRKYNPIVVPIVIDGFQKAYDKKGIRIKKKGVLQKMKFKKPIQLDLKKDTTDFIMEKIMDAIEQSPKYRYTGNHL, from the coding sequence GTGAATTTTCATTCGTATTTTTTTAAAAAACATTTAAGAAAAAAAGAAAGTACTCTATTTAGAGATGCATTTGGAAATTTGCATTTCATAAAACGTTTTTTAATTTTTACTTTTGGATGCATTTCTTACAATCGTTATAATGGATTCAATCAGTTACATTTAGAAGGAACTGAATATATAAAAGATTTACCTGATAAAAAAGTTCTTTTTGTATCTAATCATCAAACTTATTTTGCCGATGTTTTTGCTATGTTTCATGTATTTTGTAGCGTAAAAAATGGTTTTATCAATAGTATTAAAAACCCTATTTATCTCTTAAATCCTAAAGTTAATTTATATTATGTTGCAGAAAAAGAAACTATGAATCAAGGGTTTTTAACAAAATTATTTACTTATTCAGGAGGGATTACTGTAACAAGAACTTGGATAAAAAAGAAAAAAAAGTTGATCGCTCCAGATATAGTATCTGAAATTAATCGTATGGGAATAGCTATCAATGATGGTTGGTTAATCACTTTTCCACAAGGAACAACTCAAGCTTTTGCTCCAGGACGAAGAGGAATCGTTCATGTAATCAGAAAGTATAACCCTATTGTTGTTCCTATTGTGATAGATGGATTTCAGAAAGCTTATGATAAAAAAGGAATTCGTATTAAAAAAAAAGGAGTTTTGCAAAAAATGAAATTTAAAAAACCAATTCAATTAGATTTGAAAAAAGATACAACAGATTTCATAATGGAAAAAATTATGGATGCTATAGAACAATCTCCAAAGTACAGATATACAGGAAATCATTTATAA
- the odhB gene encoding 2-oxoglutarate dehydrogenase complex dihydrolipoyllysine-residue succinyltransferase has protein sequence MIIQIKVPSPGESITEVEVSAWLVKNGDYVHKGQTIAEIDSDKATLEISAEENGIITLMIEKGERVKVGDVLCIIDSSKEKIKEKQENVIYEQKNPVEKDPIKTSFKIPSPASKKILNEKNISIESIQGTGKDGRITKKDCISHLEKLEKNETSFISNMNRPIYRSKTSIPLSSLRRKISERLVNAKNQTASLSTFNEVDMREIFIIRKKYKDIFKKKHGVNLGFMSFFTLSCVRALQLYPDINATISGEEKIHFEYCDISIAISGPKGLMVPVIRNAEYLSFRGIEQEIYKLSTRVHNGTISIDEMTGGTFTITNGGVFGSMLSTPIINPPQSAILGMHKIMERPVVINGSIEIRPIMYLALSYDHRIIDGRESVGFLVSIKESIENPVKFLMGGNEENIYKKLEL, from the coding sequence ATGATAATACAGATAAAAGTCCCTTCTCCAGGAGAATCAATTACAGAGGTTGAAGTTTCCGCATGGCTTGTAAAGAACGGAGATTATGTTCATAAAGGCCAAACAATAGCAGAAATAGATTCAGATAAAGCGACTTTAGAAATCTCTGCAGAAGAAAATGGAATAATTACTTTAATGATAGAAAAAGGAGAAAGAGTAAAAGTTGGAGATGTTTTATGTATTATCGATTCTTCAAAAGAAAAAATAAAAGAAAAACAAGAAAATGTTATTTATGAACAAAAAAATCCTGTTGAAAAAGATCCTATCAAAACTTCTTTCAAAATTCCTTCTCCAGCTTCAAAAAAAATTTTAAATGAAAAAAATATTTCTATAGAATCTATTCAAGGAACTGGAAAAGATGGAAGAATAACAAAAAAAGACTGCATTTCTCATTTAGAAAAATTAGAAAAAAATGAAACATCTTTTATTTCTAATATGAACAGACCTATTTATAGATCTAAGACAAGTATCCCTCTTTCTTCTTTAAGAAGAAAAATTTCTGAAAGGTTAGTTAATGCAAAAAATCAGACCGCTTCTCTCTCCACATTTAATGAAGTAGACATGCGAGAGATTTTTATTATTCGAAAAAAATATAAAGATATTTTTAAGAAAAAACATGGAGTCAATTTAGGGTTTATGTCTTTTTTCACTCTTTCTTGTGTTAGAGCCCTGCAACTTTATCCAGATATTAATGCGACGATTAGTGGAGAAGAAAAAATTCATTTTGAATATTGTGATATTAGTATTGCCATATCTGGTCCTAAAGGATTAATGGTCCCTGTCATTAGAAATGCAGAATATTTATCATTTCGTGGAATAGAACAAGAAATATACAAGTTATCAACACGAGTTCATAATGGAACAATATCTATAGATGAAATGACGGGGGGGACTTTTACTATTACTAATGGAGGAGTTTTTGGATCCATGTTATCAACTCCGATTATAAATCCCCCACAAAGCGCTATATTAGGAATGCATAAAATTATGGAAAGACCTGTAGTGATTAATGGTTCGATTGAAATACGTCCTATAATGTACTTAGCTTTATCTTATGATCATAGAATAATTGATGGAAGAGAATCTGTAGGATTTTTAGTATCTATAAAAGAATCCATAGAAAATCCTGTTAAATTTTTGATGGGAGGAAATGAAGAAAATATTTATAAAAAATTAGAATTGTAA
- the ccsA gene encoding cytochrome c biogenesis protein → MRKTLKKILFSTKITSFLFLLLALSMAIATFIEKKYSTNVAKIFIYESIWFESIMLFIIINLMGNIYKYKLWTYKKFPLLIFHLSFILIFIGGIFSRYFSFEGTMSIREGETNGKILSSRNYIKLKISQGSYSKFYHDPYIFSSFHKEYQKEFFFQENPLKIKIIDYIPCAKIFLSKEKPVEKIIRIVSTNQKERTEHFVKSGGVTNVNGILFSFNKKIPFGIILLEKKNKLYIKSSFSGKSMNMINQQISSLLKNEYNVLKIKHLYQMKIDKNNELMQWVIPEGVVEGKLKYVKSCNNYEEKNQLSAITARIFFKNQSKLVTFLGGENTTNMSPTFFFKNYKISIGYGSIFWNLPFFLKLNRFKIENYPGSEFPSSFMSDITLIDKSERKNHFIYMNHVLNYKGFRFFQSGYDPDGKGTHFFVNNDYLGTFFSYIGYIFMSIGMFLTLFWKGTRFSYLKKKLKDLSYKNYSILLFIVFMLFNPHNLVFSQIHEFKKIPLEDVFDGIHIPKKHSENFGRLLVQDYKGRIKPINTIAIELLRKIHKKDSIGSLDPNQWFISIHQDNIFWTKIPFIKVDKKGGHKFLKKIKANKQFYVSLIDLYFIDPKTSKLKFLLQEDYERAFSKNPTQRNEYDKAVLNLSERVGIIHEIFQGKYIRIFPIPHDKNHTWSSWISTSNKLNSLGLSMFNNYLKSLLLSHNEKNWNIADNEIQKIRLHQLKYAKSILPSENKIFVEIIYNKLNIFYVLSFLYAFFGGIIIMNSFFLIFFQKKWMYFFSRIFIFILFVLFILNFLGLISRWYISGHAPWTNGYESVLFISWSLIGIGFLFYKNKFVSGITALIASILLMVAHGNVMDPEITNLVPVLKSHWLIIHVATITSSYGFFLTGAFLGFLVLLFFILKACFRNYSDIIHIHIEKLTIINEICLTIGLFLLTIGTFLGSVWANNSWGRYWSWDPKETWALISIMVYAFVLHIRLIPYLKSIFFFNFSSILSVSSILMTYFGVNYYLSGLHSYAKGDPISIPHWIYYSLLVLLIITILSYYSFKFYKIKTYNK, encoded by the coding sequence ATGCGAAAAACATTAAAAAAAATTCTTTTCTCCACAAAAATTACTTCTTTTTTATTTTTATTGTTAGCCTTATCTATGGCTATAGCTACTTTTATAGAAAAGAAGTATTCCACAAATGTGGCAAAAATATTTATTTATGAATCTATTTGGTTTGAAAGTATCATGTTATTTATCATAATCAATCTAATGGGAAATATATATAAATATAAATTATGGACTTACAAAAAATTCCCTTTATTAATTTTTCATCTATCATTTATATTAATTTTTATTGGAGGTATTTTTTCTAGATATTTTAGTTTTGAAGGGACGATGTCTATAAGGGAAGGAGAAACAAATGGAAAAATACTTTCTAGTAGAAATTACATAAAATTAAAGATAAGTCAAGGATCTTACAGTAAATTTTATCATGATCCTTATATTTTTTCTTCTTTTCATAAAGAATATCAGAAGGAATTTTTTTTTCAAGAAAATCCTTTGAAAATAAAAATTATAGATTATATCCCATGCGCAAAAATTTTTTTATCAAAAGAAAAACCTGTAGAAAAAATTATAAGAATAGTTTCAACAAATCAAAAAGAAAGAACAGAACATTTTGTTAAAAGTGGGGGAGTTACAAACGTGAATGGCATTTTATTTTCTTTTAATAAGAAAATTCCTTTTGGAATTATTCTTTTAGAAAAGAAAAATAAACTTTATATAAAATCATCTTTTTCGGGAAAAAGTATGAACATGATCAATCAACAAATTAGTTCTTTGTTAAAAAATGAATATAATGTATTAAAAATAAAACATTTGTATCAAATGAAAATTGATAAAAATAATGAATTGATGCAATGGGTTATTCCTGAAGGGGTTGTAGAAGGAAAATTAAAATATGTAAAATCATGCAATAATTATGAAGAAAAGAACCAATTAAGTGCTATTACAGCAAGAATTTTTTTCAAGAATCAATCCAAATTAGTAACATTTTTAGGAGGAGAAAATACAACAAATATGAGCCCTACTTTCTTTTTTAAAAATTATAAAATATCCATTGGATATGGTTCAATTTTTTGGAATCTTCCTTTTTTTTTGAAATTGAATAGATTCAAAATAGAAAATTATCCAGGTTCTGAATTTCCATCTTCTTTTATGAGTGATATAACATTAATAGATAAAAGCGAGAGAAAAAATCATTTCATTTACATGAATCATGTTTTAAATTATAAAGGATTTAGATTTTTTCAGTCAGGATACGATCCAGATGGAAAAGGAACTCATTTTTTTGTTAATAATGATTATTTAGGGACATTCTTTTCCTATATAGGTTATATTTTTATGAGTATAGGAATGTTTTTAACTTTATTTTGGAAAGGAACTAGATTTAGTTATCTAAAAAAAAAATTGAAGGATTTATCTTATAAAAACTATTCAATTTTATTATTTATTGTATTCATGTTGTTCAATCCCCATAATTTGGTATTTTCTCAAATCCATGAATTTAAAAAAATTCCTTTAGAAGATGTTTTTGATGGAATTCATATCCCCAAAAAACATAGTGAAAATTTTGGACGTTTATTAGTACAAGATTATAAAGGAAGAATTAAACCTATTAATACGATTGCAATTGAATTACTTAGAAAAATACACAAAAAAGATTCCATAGGAAGTTTAGATCCAAACCAATGGTTTATATCTATACATCAAGATAATATCTTCTGGACAAAAATTCCTTTTATTAAAGTCGATAAAAAAGGAGGACATAAATTTTTAAAAAAAATAAAGGCAAATAAACAATTTTACGTTTCCCTTATTGATTTATATTTTATAGATCCCAAAACTTCAAAGCTAAAATTTCTTTTACAAGAAGACTATGAACGAGCTTTTTCGAAAAATCCGACTCAAAGAAATGAATACGATAAAGCCGTGCTAAATCTTAGTGAACGTGTGGGAATTATACATGAAATTTTTCAAGGAAAATATATTCGTATTTTTCCTATTCCTCATGATAAAAATCATACTTGGTCTAGTTGGATTTCAACTTCGAATAAATTGAATTCTTTAGGTTTATCTATGTTTAATAATTATCTAAAATCTCTGTTATTGTCTCATAATGAAAAAAATTGGAACATCGCAGATAATGAAATTCAAAAAATACGATTACATCAACTTAAATATGCAAAATCTATTTTGCCTTCAGAAAATAAAATATTTGTAGAAATTATTTATAATAAATTAAATATATTCTATGTATTATCTTTTTTATATGCTTTTTTTGGAGGAATTATTATTATGAATTCTTTTTTTCTAATTTTTTTCCAAAAAAAATGGATGTATTTTTTTTCTAGAATATTTATTTTCATTTTATTCGTTCTGTTTATTTTAAATTTTTTAGGTCTAATTTCTAGATGGTATATTTCTGGACATGCACCATGGACTAACGGATATGAATCTGTACTTTTTATAAGTTGGAGTTTAATCGGGATAGGTTTTTTATTCTATAAAAATAAATTTGTTTCAGGAATTACAGCTTTAATTGCATCCATTTTATTAATGGTCGCACATGGAAATGTGATGGATCCAGAAATCACCAATTTGGTTCCAGTTTTAAAATCTCATTGGTTAATTATACATGTAGCAACAATAACATCAAGTTATGGTTTCTTTTTAACAGGAGCATTTTTGGGTTTTTTAGTATTGCTTTTTTTTATATTAAAAGCATGTTTTCGTAATTATAGTGACATCATTCATATCCATATTGAAAAATTGACTATTATTAATGAAATATGTTTGACTATAGGGCTTTTTTTATTAACCATAGGAACTTTTTTAGGTTCAGTTTGGGCCAACAATAGTTGGGGACGTTATTGGAGCTGGGACCCTAAGGAAACTTGGGCTTTGATTAGTATAATGGTTTATGCTTTTGTATTGCATATTCGTTTAATTCCATATTTAAAAAGCATATTTTTTTTTAACTTTTCCAGTATATTATCAGTTAGTTCGATTTTAATGACTTATTTTGGAGTAAATTATTATTTATCAGGATTACATTCTTATGCAAAAGGAGATCCTATTTCTATTCCTCATTGGATATATTATAGTTTGTTAGTTTTATTAATTATCACTATTTTATCTTATTATTCATTCAAATTTTATAAAATAAAAACATATAATAAATAA
- the alaS gene encoding alanine--tRNA ligase, with protein sequence MKYKFIKDTFLNFFQKKEHKIIPSYPIYSKNDPSIFFVNAGMNPFKDYFLGHVKPEYPRIANIQKCLRITGKHNDLENVGYDNYHHTMFEMLGNWSFGDYSRKETIEWAWELLIKVYNIPNKNIYVSVFVGDQEDNLSMDKETFKYWRTLIDEKNILFFGKKDNFWEMGLTGPCGPCSEIHIDLRNDKEKQVLPGKYLINKKHPKVIEIWNLVFIEFIRKSDGTLKKLSTKHVDTGMGLERLCMVLQGKVSSYETDIFYPIIQDIKDYLGNIYNEKNFDQKVSLRIIADHLRAIVFSISDGQLPSHNGAGYVIRKILRRSVICARRFFDQKKPFIYQFVNSLVREMKSSFPELEKKKKYIQYIINEEELSFLNVIEKGSKKVQHIINKHKEKKEKIVDGKKIFKLHDTYGFPIKLSKILVENSNLSIDEKSFQKKLLEQKERSQKENNSMIKKDWIKIHDNFHINQNFVGYNCTECDILILKYREVENKLKKIHYYELVFSQTPFYPEGGGQLGDVGIIKNEFEKIDVFDTKIENSIIIHHVQILPSNIFSSFKAIINQNRRSKIEKNHTSTHLLHFSLKKVLGDHIQQKGSYVGDDYLRFDFSHYKKITYQELNEIENFVQELIFSDLLLEIKTFNSLQEAKKNTSFDFHGINEIFQEKYKQKVRIITFGKSSELCIGTHVKRTGLIHIFEILSESSISHGIRRIKAITAKKAVQHLKSIRDQYQSLKKIMKSPESPIKSLLILQKSNEKLKQEISKINLQKIKILKKEYSLKAIQLSSSIKYICEIDPHEEKEINIMRKVVLDLRHEINNLFMIIGFTKNKKVIIFISISDFVIKNNNIHAHKIICDMAAYIHGKYWGNSSFATAIGTKKDGLNLILKDAIACQNHLNHQ encoded by the coding sequence ATGAAATATAAATTTATAAAAGATACTTTTCTCAATTTTTTTCAAAAAAAAGAACACAAAATCATTCCTTCTTATCCTATTTATTCAAAAAATGATCCTTCTATTTTTTTTGTTAATGCCGGAATGAATCCTTTTAAAGACTATTTTTTAGGGCATGTAAAACCTGAGTATCCTAGAATTGCGAATATTCAAAAATGTCTTAGAATAACTGGAAAACATAATGATTTAGAAAATGTGGGATATGACAATTATCATCATACAATGTTCGAAATGTTAGGGAATTGGTCTTTTGGGGATTATTCTAGGAAAGAAACCATAGAATGGGCTTGGGAATTATTAATCAAAGTATATAATATTCCCAATAAAAATATTTATGTATCTGTTTTTGTTGGAGATCAAGAAGATAACCTATCTATGGATAAGGAAACTTTCAAATATTGGAGAACTTTAATTGACGAAAAGAATATTCTTTTTTTTGGAAAAAAAGATAACTTTTGGGAAATGGGATTAACAGGCCCTTGTGGTCCTTGTTCAGAGATTCATATAGATTTACGTAATGATAAAGAAAAACAAGTATTGCCTGGTAAATATCTAATTAACAAAAAACATCCTAAAGTAATAGAAATTTGGAATCTTGTTTTTATAGAATTTATACGAAAATCAGATGGAACATTAAAAAAACTTTCTACAAAACATGTAGATACAGGAATGGGGTTGGAAAGATTATGTATGGTTTTACAAGGAAAAGTTTCTAGTTATGAAACTGATATTTTTTATCCTATTATTCAAGATATAAAAGATTATTTAGGAAATATTTATAATGAAAAGAATTTTGATCAAAAAGTGTCTTTACGGATTATAGCAGATCATTTAAGGGCTATTGTTTTTTCTATTTCAGATGGGCAATTACCATCCCATAATGGGGCCGGTTATGTGATTCGAAAAATACTAAGGAGGTCCGTTATTTGTGCCAGACGTTTTTTTGATCAAAAAAAACCTTTTATTTATCAATTTGTCAATTCTTTGGTAAGAGAAATGAAAAGTTCTTTCCCAGAATTAGAAAAGAAAAAAAAATATATACAATACATTATCAATGAAGAAGAATTATCCTTTCTCAATGTAATTGAAAAAGGAAGCAAAAAAGTTCAACATATAATTAATAAACATAAAGAAAAAAAAGAAAAAATTGTTGATGGAAAGAAAATTTTTAAATTACACGATACTTATGGATTTCCTATAAAATTATCTAAAATATTAGTTGAAAATAGTAATTTATCTATTGATGAAAAATCATTTCAAAAAAAATTGTTAGAACAAAAAGAAAGATCCCAAAAAGAAAATAACTCAATGATAAAAAAAGATTGGATTAAAATCCATGATAATTTTCATATCAATCAAAATTTCGTAGGATATAATTGTACAGAATGTGATATTTTAATATTAAAATATAGGGAAGTAGAAAATAAATTAAAAAAAATTCATTATTATGAATTAGTTTTTTCTCAGACCCCTTTTTATCCTGAAGGTGGAGGACAATTGGGAGATGTGGGCATTATAAAAAATGAATTTGAAAAAATTGATGTGTTCGATACTAAAATTGAAAATTCCATTATTATACATCATGTTCAAATATTACCTTCAAATATTTTTTCTTCTTTTAAAGCCATCATAAATCAAAATAGAAGATCAAAAATAGAAAAAAATCATACTTCTACTCATTTACTACATTTTTCTTTAAAAAAAGTTTTAGGAGATCATATTCAACAAAAAGGCTCTTATGTAGGAGACGATTATCTAAGATTTGATTTTTCTCATTATAAAAAAATAACATATCAAGAATTAAACGAAATAGAAAATTTCGTTCAGGAACTAATTTTTTCTGATCTTTTATTAGAAATAAAAACGTTTAATTCTTTACAAGAAGCTAAAAAAAATACTTCATTTGATTTTCATGGGATAAATGAAATATTTCAAGAGAAATATAAACAAAAGGTTAGAATTATTACTTTTGGGAAATCTTCTGAATTATGTATTGGGACACATGTTAAACGTACTGGATTAATTCATATTTTTGAAATATTATCAGAATCTTCTATATCACATGGAATACGTAGAATTAAAGCTATAACTGCTAAAAAAGCTGTTCAACATTTGAAATCTATTCGTGATCAATATCAATCTTTGAAAAAGATAATGAAATCCCCAGAATCTCCCATAAAAAGTTTGTTAATTTTGCAAAAATCTAATGAAAAATTAAAACAAGAAATATCCAAAATAAATTTACAGAAAATAAAAATATTAAAAAAAGAATATTCTTTGAAAGCAATACAATTATCATCTTCTATAAAATACATATGTGAAATTGATCCTCATGAAGAAAAAGAAATAAATATTATGAGAAAAGTAGTCTTAGACTTAAGACATGAGATAAATAATTTGTTTATGATTATAGGGTTTACAAAAAATAAAAAAGTGATTATTTTTATATCTATTTCTGATTTTGTTATCAAAAATAATAATATTCATGCTCATAAGATTATATGTGATATGGCTGCTTATATACATGGAAAATATTGGGGTAATTCTTCTTTCGCTACAGCTATAGGGACTAAAAAAGATGGATTGAATTTAATTTTAAAAGATGCAATTGCGTGTCAGAATCATTTAAATCATCAATAA
- a CDS encoding 2-oxoglutarate dehydrogenase E1 component yields MNDRYSFLNAIHFKDIEFLYNKYKENPNSIESSWSAFFHGFDFGKENYKNIQNVIESKDIQKEFLVYDLIHAYRKRGHFFTNTNPILQNRKKHIHSLDLMNFGLSEKELDTYFNVGKLIGIGKTSLRNIIHHLKKIYCGSIGIEYMYISDPEKIHWIEKWFFKEKLQFSTEEKKFFLKKLNEAVTFENFIHTKFVGQKRFSIEGNESTLPALEEMIEYTSDRYLTEEFIIGMSHRGRLNILSNFFEKNYSQIFIEFQGKEYKEKNFSGDVKYHLGFSKKRKTRKGKYIKLNLVPNPSHLESVDAIVEGITRAKIDITYNQNTNKIIPILIHGDAALSGQGIVYEVLQLSQLKGYKTGGTIHIVINNQIGFTTNPSEGRSSMYCTDIAKILMSPVLHVNADDVESVIRAIYFAVDFRMRYQEDIFIDLLGYRKYGHNEGDEPRFTQPSLYKVISKHTNSYELYKTKLEKDKIVSHNDIKNMKKEYENILNVKYHEANHIKWNVLNSFLEEEWKDIPIVFNNEEILKEVDTRFSIEKIIKISHKIFSLPKEKKFFRKTEFIFRKRLEMIKKELVDWSMAELLAYGSLLYEGYHIRLSGEDVARGTFSQRHAVIKTEKEEEIILLNQICEKQGKIQVLNSPLSEYGVLGFDYGYAMCSPHVLTLWEAQFGDFGNGGQIIIDQYISSGEKKWKIRNGIVLLLPHGYEGQGPEHSSARIERYLQLCANNNLFVVNCTTPSNFYHLIRRQMKLKFRKPLIVFTPKSLLRNTKCLSTIKDLSTGIFQEILDDPYVKKVNKITKLIFCSGKIYYELLNKREYIQDEKTALIRIEQIYPLKMDEIKKLIDKYENKKEIFWVQEEPENMGLWSFILNKLGGIISFKLIAPSESSSPSTGSYPDFLKIQNKILKKAFF; encoded by the coding sequence ATGAATGATAGATATTCTTTTCTAAATGCCATTCATTTTAAAGATATAGAATTTCTATATAATAAATATAAAGAAAATCCTAATTCAATAGAATCAAGTTGGAGTGCCTTTTTTCATGGATTTGATTTTGGAAAAGAAAACTATAAAAATATTCAAAATGTTATAGAATCAAAAGATATACAAAAAGAATTTTTAGTATATGATTTAATTCATGCTTATAGAAAAAGAGGCCATTTTTTCACAAATACAAATCCTATTTTACAAAATAGAAAAAAGCATATCCATTCTTTAGATTTGATGAATTTTGGATTATCTGAAAAAGAATTAGATACATATTTTAATGTTGGAAAATTAATAGGGATAGGGAAAACTTCGTTAAGAAATATAATTCATCATTTAAAAAAGATTTATTGTGGATCTATAGGAATAGAATATATGTATATTTCTGATCCTGAAAAAATTCATTGGATTGAAAAATGGTTTTTTAAAGAAAAATTACAATTTTCTACAGAAGAAAAAAAGTTTTTTTTGAAAAAATTAAATGAAGCTGTTACTTTTGAAAATTTTATTCATACAAAATTTGTAGGTCAAAAAAGATTTTCTATAGAAGGAAATGAATCCACGTTACCTGCATTAGAAGAAATGATAGAATATACATCCGACAGATATCTCACAGAAGAATTTATAATTGGAATGTCACACAGAGGTCGTTTGAATATTCTTTCTAATTTTTTTGAAAAAAATTACTCTCAGATATTTATTGAATTTCAAGGAAAAGAATATAAAGAAAAAAATTTTTCTGGCGATGTTAAATATCATTTAGGATTTTCTAAAAAAAGAAAAACTCGCAAAGGTAAATATATTAAACTAAATTTAGTCCCTAACCCTTCTCATTTAGAATCTGTGGATGCTATTGTAGAAGGAATTACACGTGCCAAAATAGATATTACTTATAATCAAAATACCAATAAAATTATTCCTATTTTAATACATGGAGATGCAGCTTTATCCGGTCAAGGAATTGTATATGAAGTCCTTCAATTATCTCAATTAAAAGGATACAAAACTGGAGGGACAATTCATATTGTAATTAATAATCAAATAGGATTTACCACAAATCCTAGTGAAGGTCGTTCCAGTATGTATTGCACTGATATAGCTAAAATACTTATGTCACCAGTGCTGCATGTAAACGCTGATGATGTGGAATCTGTTATTCGAGCTATTTATTTTGCTGTAGATTTTAGAATGCGTTATCAAGAAGATATTTTTATAGATTTATTGGGGTATAGAAAATATGGACATAATGAAGGAGATGAACCTAGATTTACTCAACCTTCTTTATATAAAGTTATTTCAAAACATACTAATTCTTATGAATTATATAAAACAAAATTGGAAAAAGATAAAATTGTCAGTCATAATGATATAAAAAATATGAAAAAGGAATATGAAAATATTCTTAATGTGAAATATCATGAGGCCAATCACATTAAATGGAATGTGTTGAATTCTTTTTTAGAAGAAGAATGGAAAGATATTCCTATCGTGTTTAATAATGAAGAAATTTTAAAAGAAGTAGATACACGATTTTCTATCGAAAAAATTATAAAAATATCCCATAAAATTTTTTCCCTTCCCAAAGAGAAGAAATTTTTTAGAAAAACGGAATTCATTTTTAGAAAAAGATTAGAAATGATAAAAAAAGAATTGGTGGACTGGAGTATGGCGGAATTATTAGCTTATGGGTCACTTTTATATGAAGGATATCATATTCGTTTATCAGGAGAAGATGTAGCAAGAGGCACATTTTCTCAACGTCATGCTGTTATTAAAACAGAGAAAGAAGAAGAAATTATTCTTCTGAACCAAATTTGTGAAAAACAAGGAAAAATACAAGTTTTGAATTCTCCTCTTTCAGAATATGGAGTTTTAGGCTTTGATTACGGATATGCCATGTGTTCTCCTCATGTTTTAACTTTGTGGGAAGCTCAATTTGGAGATTTTGGAAACGGGGGACAAATCATTATAGATCAATATATTTCTTCTGGAGAAAAGAAATGGAAAATTAGAAATGGAATTGTATTGTTACTTCCTCATGGATATGAGGGGCAAGGGCCTGAACATTCTTCTGCACGTATTGAACGTTATTTACAACTTTGCGCAAATAATAATTTATTTGTAGTTAATTGTACTACCCCATCTAATTTTTATCATCTTATAAGAAGACAAATGAAATTAAAGTTCAGGAAACCTCTTATCGTTTTCACTCCTAAAAGTTTACTTAGAAACACAAAATGTTTATCCACAATAAAAGATCTTTCCACAGGAATATTTCAGGAGATATTAGATGATCCTTATGTAAAAAAAGTAAATAAAATTACAAAATTAATTTTTTGCTCTGGTAAAATATATTATGAATTATTGAACAAAAGAGAATATATTCAAGATGAAAAAACAGCATTGATTCGGATAGAACAAATTTATCCATTGAAAATGGATGAGATTAAAAAACTTATAGATAAATATGAAAATAAGAAAGAAATTTTTTGGGTGCAAGAAGAACCAGAAAATATGGGATTATGGAGTTTTATTTTAAATAAATTAGGAGGTATCATTTCATTTAAATTAATAGCTCCATCTGAAAGTTCTAGTCCATCTACAGGATCTTATCCTGATTTTTTAAAAATTCAAAATAAAATATTAAAAAAAGCTTTTTTTTAA